In one Bradyrhizobium sp. 4 genomic region, the following are encoded:
- a CDS encoding response regulator, with product MTQPVSIIMIEDDEGHARLIERNIRRSGVNNEIISFANGTDAMKYLFGPDGSGLVQKGNALLILLDLNLPDMTGIDILKQIKENKYLKASPVVVLTTTDDSQEIKRCYELGCNVYITKPVNYENFANAIRQLGLFFSVIQVPPAAP from the coding sequence ATGACTCAACCCGTCAGCATCATCATGATCGAGGACGACGAAGGGCACGCGCGGCTGATCGAGCGGAACATCCGAAGATCCGGCGTCAACAACGAGATCATCTCCTTTGCCAACGGCACGGATGCGATGAAATACCTGTTCGGGCCCGACGGCAGCGGGCTCGTGCAGAAAGGTAATGCGCTCCTGATCCTGCTCGATCTCAACCTTCCCGACATGACCGGGATCGACATTCTCAAGCAGATCAAGGAGAACAAATATCTGAAGGCCTCGCCCGTCGTGGTGCTGACCACCACCGACGATTCCCAGGAAATCAAGCGCTGCTACGAGCTCGGCTGCAATGTCTACATCACCAAGCCCGTGAACTACGAGAATTTCGCCAATGCCATCCGGCAGCTCGGCTTGTTCTTCTCGGTCATCCAGGTCCCGCCCGCCGCCCCATGA